From a region of the Streptomyces caniferus genome:
- the uvrA gene encoding excinuclease ABC subunit UvrA — MADRLIVRGAREHNLKNVSLDLPRDSLIVFTGLSGSGKSSLAFDTIFAEGQRRYVESLSSYARQFLGQMDKPDVDFIEGLSPAVSIDQKSTSRNPRSTVGTITEVYDYLRLLFARIGKPHCPECGRPIARQSPQAIVDKVLELPEGSRFQVLSPLVRERKGEFVDLFSDLQTKGYSRARVDGETIQLSEPPKLKKQEKHTIEVVVDRLTVKETAKRRLTDSVETALGLSGGMVILDFVDLDADDPQRERMYSEHLYCAYDDLSFEELEPRSFSFNSPFGACPDCTGIGTRMEVDPELIIPDEDRSLDEGAIHPWSHGHTKEYFGRLVGALADALGFRTDIPWAGLPTRAKKALLNGHKTQIEVRYRNRYGRQRAYTTPFEGAVPFVKRRHSEAESDSSRERFEGYMREVPCPTCEGTRLKPIVLAVTVQEKSIADVAAMSISDCADFLRDMRLTAREKKIAERVLKEVNERLKFLVDVGLDYLSLNRAAGTLSGGEAQRIRLATQIGSGLVGVLYVLDEPSIGLHQRDNHRLIETLVRLRDMGNTLIVVEHDEDTIKVADWVVDIGPGAGEHGGKVVHSGPMKQLLATKESITGQYLSGKKSIATPDIRRPADPSRQLTVHGAKENNLRDIDVSFPLGVFTAVTGVSGSGKSTLVNDILYTHLARELNGAKSVPGRHTRVAGDDLVDKVVHVDQSPIGRTPRSNPATYTGVFDHVRKLFAETMEAKVRGYLPGRFSFNVKGGRCENCSGDGTIKIEMNFLPDVYVPCEVCHGARYNRETLEVHYKGKSIAEVLDMPIEEALSFFEAVPTIARHLKTLNEVGLGYVRLGQSAPTLSGGEAQRVKLASELQKRSTGSTVYVLDEPTTGLHFDDISKLINVLSGLVDKGNTVIVIEHNLDVIKTADWVVDMGPEGGNGGGLVVAEGTPEGVASIPASHTGKFLREILGDRVSDAAPTGATAKKPVAKKAAAKKTAATTAAKKTAAKKTTARARKAS, encoded by the coding sequence GTGGCCGACCGTCTCATCGTCCGTGGCGCTCGCGAGCACAATCTCAAGAACGTCTCGCTCGACCTCCCCCGCGACTCCCTCATCGTCTTCACGGGGCTCTCCGGGTCGGGCAAGTCCTCGCTCGCCTTCGACACGATCTTCGCCGAGGGGCAGCGGCGTTATGTCGAGTCGCTCTCCTCCTATGCCCGGCAGTTCCTCGGGCAGATGGACAAGCCCGATGTGGACTTCATCGAGGGCCTGTCCCCCGCGGTATCGATCGACCAGAAATCGACGTCGCGCAACCCGCGCTCGACGGTCGGCACGATCACCGAGGTCTACGACTACCTCCGCCTGCTCTTCGCCCGTATCGGCAAGCCGCACTGTCCCGAGTGCGGGCGGCCGATCGCCCGGCAGTCGCCGCAGGCCATCGTCGACAAGGTGCTCGAACTCCCCGAGGGCAGCCGCTTCCAGGTGCTCTCGCCGCTGGTGCGCGAGCGCAAGGGCGAGTTCGTCGATCTCTTCTCCGACCTCCAGACCAAGGGCTACAGCCGGGCCCGGGTCGACGGGGAGACGATCCAGCTCTCCGAGCCGCCGAAGCTGAAGAAGCAGGAGAAGCACACCATCGAGGTGGTCGTCGACCGCCTCACGGTCAAGGAGACCGCCAAGCGGCGGCTGACCGACTCCGTCGAGACGGCCCTCGGGCTCTCCGGCGGCATGGTGATCCTCGACTTCGTCGATCTGGACGCGGACGACCCGCAGCGCGAGCGGATGTACTCCGAGCATCTGTACTGCGCCTACGACGATCTCTCCTTCGAGGAGCTGGAGCCCCGCTCCTTCTCCTTCAACTCGCCCTTCGGCGCCTGCCCGGACTGCACCGGCATCGGTACGCGCATGGAGGTCGACCCCGAGCTGATCATCCCGGACGAGGACCGTTCCCTCGACGAGGGCGCCATCCACCCCTGGTCGCACGGCCACACCAAGGAGTACTTCGGCCGCCTGGTCGGCGCGCTGGCCGACGCCCTCGGGTTCCGTACGGACATCCCCTGGGCCGGGCTGCCCACCCGCGCCAAGAAGGCCCTGCTCAACGGCCACAAGACCCAGATCGAGGTGCGCTACCGCAACCGGTACGGCCGGCAGCGGGCCTACACCACCCCCTTCGAGGGCGCCGTCCCGTTCGTCAAGCGGCGGCACTCCGAGGCGGAGAGCGACAGCAGCCGGGAGCGCTTCGAGGGCTATATGCGCGAGGTGCCCTGCCCGACCTGTGAGGGCACCCGGCTGAAGCCGATCGTGCTCGCCGTCACGGTCCAGGAGAAGTCGATCGCCGATGTCGCGGCCATGTCGATCAGCGACTGCGCCGACTTCCTGCGGGACATGAGGCTCACCGCCCGCGAGAAGAAGATCGCCGAGCGGGTCCTCAAGGAGGTCAACGAGCGGCTGAAGTTCCTGGTCGACGTCGGCCTGGACTACCTCTCGCTGAACCGCGCGGCCGGCACCCTCTCCGGTGGCGAGGCCCAGCGCATCCGCCTCGCCACCCAGATCGGCTCCGGCCTGGTGGGCGTGCTCTACGTCCTGGACGAGCCGTCGATCGGTCTGCACCAGCGCGACAACCACCGGTTGATCGAGACCCTGGTGCGGCTGCGCGACATGGGCAACACCCTGATCGTCGTCGAGCACGACGAGGACACCATCAAGGTCGCGGACTGGGTCGTGGACATCGGCCCCGGTGCGGGCGAGCACGGCGGCAAGGTCGTGCACAGCGGCCCGATGAAGCAGCTGCTGGCCACCAAGGAGTCGATCACCGGCCAGTACCTCTCCGGCAAGAAGTCCATCGCGACCCCGGACATCCGGCGGCCCGCCGACCCCTCCCGGCAGCTGACGGTCCACGGCGCGAAGGAGAACAACCTCCGCGACATCGACGTCTCCTTCCCGCTCGGGGTGTTCACCGCCGTCACCGGCGTCTCCGGATCCGGCAAGTCGACGCTGGTCAACGACATCCTCTACACCCACCTGGCGCGCGAGCTGAACGGCGCCAAGTCGGTGCCGGGCCGGCACACCCGGGTGGCCGGTGACGACCTGGTGGACAAGGTCGTGCATGTCGACCAGTCGCCGATCGGCCGCACCCCGCGCTCCAACCCGGCCACCTACACCGGCGTCTTCGACCATGTTCGCAAGCTCTTCGCGGAGACGATGGAGGCCAAGGTCCGCGGCTACCTGCCGGGGCGCTTCTCCTTCAACGTCAAGGGCGGCCGCTGCGAGAACTGCTCCGGCGACGGCACGATCAAGATCGAGATGAACTTCCTGCCGGATGTGTATGTGCCGTGCGAGGTCTGCCATGGCGCGCGCTACAACCGGGAGACGCTGGAGGTCCACTACAAGGGCAAGTCCATCGCCGAGGTGCTGGACATGCCCATCGAGGAGGCGCTGAGCTTCTTCGAGGCGGTGCCGACCATCGCCCGGCATCTCAAGACGCTCAACGAGGTCGGCCTCGGCTATGTCCGGCTCGGCCAGTCCGCGCCGACGCTCTCCGGCGGTGAGGCGCAGCGCGTCAAGCTGGCCAGCGAGCTCCAGAAGCGCTCGACGGGCAGCACGGTCTACGTCCTCGACGAGCCGACCACCGGTCTGCACTTCGACGACATCAGCAAGCTGATCAATGTGCTGTCCGGCCTGGTGGACAAGGGCAACACGGTGATCGTCATCGAGCACAACCTCGATGTGATCAAGACGGCGGACTGGGTCGTCGACATGGGCCCCGAGGGCGGCAACGGCGGCGGCCTGGTCGTCGCCGAGGGCACCCCGGAGGGCGTCGCGTCGATCCCGGCCAGCCACACCGGCAAGTTCCTGCGGGAGATCCTCGGCGACCGCGTCAGCGATGCCGCGCCGACAGGGGCCACCGCGAAGAAGCCGGTGGCCAAGAAGGCCGCGGCGAAGAAGACTGCCGCGACGACGGCCGCTAAGAAGACCGCGGCCAAGAAGACGACGGCGCGGGCCCGCAAGGCCTCCTGA
- a CDS encoding TetR/AcrR family transcriptional regulator, translating to MTDGTTDGATDEERRGGDAAADGGSGGRWEATGFTADEGRLTLRERKKLRTRQRISGEATLLFIRRGFDHVTVAEVARAAEVSTMTVFNYFPRKEDLFLDRVPEARELITRAVRGRGADESPLAALRRLALGLLAERHPLAAVGEGFEHFWRTVLDSPALRARGREAVEEMEDTLAALLAEAAGGDADRPGREARLAAALIVAGIRAASAEAVARQLGGDPVDEVAVGQAEVLRRTFDALERALSGLV from the coding sequence ATGACGGACGGCACGACAGACGGCGCCACGGACGAAGAGCGGCGCGGCGGTGACGCGGCGGCGGACGGCGGGAGCGGCGGCCGGTGGGAGGCGACCGGTTTCACCGCGGACGAGGGGCGGCTGACACTGCGCGAGCGCAAGAAGCTGCGCACCCGGCAGCGGATCTCCGGCGAGGCCACGCTGCTGTTCATCCGGCGCGGCTTCGACCATGTCACCGTCGCCGAGGTGGCCCGCGCCGCCGAGGTGTCCACGATGACGGTCTTCAATTACTTCCCGCGCAAGGAGGACCTCTTCCTCGACCGGGTCCCCGAGGCCCGGGAGCTGATCACCCGTGCTGTCCGCGGGCGCGGTGCGGACGAGTCGCCGCTCGCCGCGCTGCGCCGGCTCGCCCTCGGGCTGCTGGCCGAGCGGCATCCGCTGGCCGCCGTGGGGGAGGGGTTCGAGCACTTCTGGCGCACGGTGCTGGACTCGCCGGCGCTGCGCGCGCGGGGCCGCGAGGCGGTCGAGGAGATGGAGGACACACTGGCCGCGCTGCTGGCCGAGGCGGCGGGCGGCGACGCGGACCGCCCCGGCCGCGAGGCCCGGCTGGCCGCGGCGCTGATCGTCGCGGGGATCCGGGCGGCGAGCGCCGAAGCGGTGGCCCGGCAGCTCGGGGGTGACCCGGTGGACGAGGTGGCCGTTGGGCAGGCGGAGGTGCTGCGGCGCACGTTCGATGCGCTGGAGCGGGCGCTGTCCGGTCTCGTCTGA
- a CDS encoding FAD-dependent monooxygenase, translating into MKHDADVVVAGGGPVGLMLACELALAQVSVVVLERLTDVDTTIKAGAINSPTAEALYRRGMLPGLAAAQRDAYERFRSFLRQRQAAGATGVRQPPKFAGHFAGIMLRGDLLDESDPDFDGLGPAAEAGFVPQEALERLLGARAAELGVDLRRGVTLTGFDADEDGVHVHTSDGSLRTGWLAGCDGGRSTVRRLAGFPFPGTDPEITGHQAVVEMTGADALGAGWNFTRTGTYVHGPVPGRILTVEFDGPPSDREAPLTAEELQTALRKVSGVADVTIHTVHSATRFTDNARQVPDYRSGRVLLAGDAAHVHSPFGGQGLNLGLGDAMNLGWKLAATVRGWAPEGLLDTYTAERHPLGAWVLDWTRAQVALMRPESHARALREVIAELTGTTTAATFFAKKISGVLQRYDLPGDHPLTGRSAPDLELSDGTRLAEHLHGGQGLLLDLAEDAGVRRRATGYGERVRVLSARCPERPGLAGLLVRPDGCTAWAADSPGGPGTPDELDAALRRWFGTPGEAAA; encoded by the coding sequence ATGAAGCATGACGCAGACGTAGTAGTGGCAGGGGGCGGCCCGGTGGGGCTGATGCTCGCCTGCGAACTCGCACTGGCCCAGGTGTCGGTCGTCGTCCTGGAGCGGCTGACCGACGTGGATACGACCATCAAGGCGGGGGCGATCAACTCCCCTACGGCAGAGGCCCTTTACCGGCGCGGGATGCTGCCCGGCCTCGCGGCGGCACAGCGCGACGCGTACGAGAGATTCCGCTCGTTCCTGCGGCAGCGCCAGGCCGCCGGCGCCACCGGGGTGCGGCAACCGCCGAAGTTCGCCGGGCACTTCGCGGGCATCATGCTGCGCGGCGATCTGCTGGACGAGTCCGACCCCGACTTCGACGGCCTCGGCCCCGCCGCCGAGGCCGGTTTCGTCCCGCAGGAGGCACTGGAGCGGCTGCTCGGCGCCCGCGCCGCCGAGCTGGGGGTCGACCTGCGCCGCGGGGTGACCCTGACCGGCTTCGACGCCGACGAGGACGGTGTGCACGTCCACACCTCGGACGGGTCGCTGCGCACCGGCTGGCTGGCCGGCTGCGACGGCGGCCGCAGTACCGTCCGCCGGCTCGCCGGCTTCCCCTTCCCCGGCACGGACCCGGAGATCACCGGCCACCAGGCCGTCGTCGAGATGACCGGCGCCGATGCCCTGGGCGCCGGCTGGAACTTCACCCGGACGGGGACGTACGTCCACGGCCCCGTGCCCGGCCGGATCCTCACCGTGGAGTTCGACGGGCCCCCCTCGGACCGCGAAGCCCCCCTCACCGCCGAGGAGTTGCAGACCGCCCTGCGGAAGGTGTCCGGCGTCGCGGACGTCACGATCCATACGGTGCACTCGGCGACCCGGTTCACCGACAACGCGCGACAGGTACCCGACTACCGGTCGGGGCGGGTACTGCTCGCCGGGGACGCGGCGCATGTCCACTCGCCCTTCGGCGGACAGGGGCTGAACCTCGGCCTCGGCGACGCCATGAACCTCGGCTGGAAGCTGGCCGCCACGGTGCGCGGCTGGGCGCCGGAGGGGCTGCTGGACACATACACGGCCGAGCGGCACCCCCTGGGCGCATGGGTACTGGACTGGACCCGGGCCCAAGTGGCGCTGATGCGGCCGGAGTCGCACGCCCGGGCGCTGCGCGAGGTGATCGCCGAACTGACCGGGACGACCACCGCCGCCACCTTCTTCGCCAAGAAGATCTCCGGGGTCCTGCAGCGCTACGACCTGCCCGGCGACCATCCGCTGACCGGTCGCAGCGCACCCGACCTGGAACTCTCCGACGGCACCCGGCTCGCGGAGCATCTGCACGGCGGGCAGGGGTTGTTGCTCGATCTCGCCGAGGACGCCGGGGTGCGCCGGCGCGCCACCGGATACGGGGAGCGCGTACGGGTGCTCTCGGCGCGCTGCCCGGAGCGGCCCGGACTGGCCGGCCTTCTGGTGCGTCCCGACGGCTGTACCGCCTGGGCGGCGGACTCCCCCGGCGGGCCGGGCACCCCGGACGAGCTGGACGCCGCGCTGCGGCGCTGGTTCGGGACGCCCGGCGAAGCCGCGGCCTGA
- a CDS encoding maleylpyruvate isomerase family mycothiol-dependent enzyme, whose amino-acid sequence MTPTAPDFPHDVAAVREATDRLLVSVSKLDDAAIGEPSLLPGWTRGHVLSHLARNADALGNLLTWATTGVRTPMYAGPEAREADIERGADRSLAAHLEDLRQSAARFDTAMDALPEARRTYEVEMRNNVVERADRLPLRRLAELELHHVDLGVGHTVDQLSPSFVDSELAFLATVKFAGHPDLPALELRADDGRRWRTGRLGTGPGAEDGPVVVTGSAAALVGWLTGRGEGGKLDSHGSVLPVVPPL is encoded by the coding sequence ATGACCCCCACCGCGCCTGACTTCCCGCACGATGTGGCAGCCGTCCGCGAGGCCACCGACCGGCTCCTGGTCTCGGTGAGCAAACTCGACGACGCGGCGATCGGCGAACCGTCGCTGCTGCCCGGCTGGACCCGCGGCCACGTCCTGTCCCATCTGGCCCGCAACGCCGACGCGCTGGGCAACCTCCTCACCTGGGCAACGACCGGTGTCCGGACGCCGATGTACGCCGGCCCCGAGGCCCGCGAGGCCGATATCGAGCGGGGCGCCGACCGGTCGCTGGCGGCGCATCTGGAGGACCTCAGACAGTCCGCGGCGCGGTTCGACACGGCGATGGACGCCCTGCCCGAGGCCCGCCGGACCTACGAGGTCGAGATGCGCAACAACGTCGTCGAGCGGGCCGACCGGCTGCCCCTGCGCCGGCTGGCCGAGCTCGAACTGCACCATGTCGACCTCGGCGTGGGCCACACCGTCGACCAGCTGTCCCCCTCCTTCGTCGACAGCGAACTGGCCTTCCTGGCCACGGTCAAGTTCGCCGGTCACCCGGATCTGCCCGCGCTGGAACTCCGGGCCGACGACGGCCGCCGGTGGCGCACCGGCCGTCTCGGCACCGGGCCGGGCGCCGAGGACGGGCCCGTGGTGGTGACCGGCTCCGCGGCCGCGCTGGTGGGCTGGCTCACCGGGCGCGGCGAGGGCGGCAAACTCGACAGTCACGGCTCCGTCCTGCCCGTGGTGCCGCCGCTCTAG